The Streptomyces sp. 135 sequence ACCCAGCAGAACGACCGCCACGAGACCGGGGCCATCAAGAGGAGCCTCGGCGGGCACGCGTACGACATCCCGGTGAGCTCGATCAAGTCGATGATCGGGCACTCGCTGGGCGCGATCGGCGCCATCGAGGTCGCCACGTGCGCGCTGGCGATGCGTCACGACACCGTGCCCCCTACGGCGAACCTGCACGAGAGCGACCCGGAGTGCGACCTGGACTACGTTCCGCTGCACGCGCGGGACAAGCGGCTCGACGCCGTGCTCACGGTGGGCAGCGGCTTCGGCGGGTTCCAGAGCGCGATGCTCCTGGAGAAGCGGCCGAGGAGGCGCGGATGAGCAGCGACACGGTCGTGACCGGACTCGGGGTGGTGGCACCCAACGGCTTGGGCACCGACGACTTCTGGAAGGCCACCCTCGAGGGCACCTGCGGCATCGGCGAACCACAGGAGTACGACGCGAGCGCGTACTCCGCCCGCCTCGCGGGCCGCATCCGGGACTTCGCCCCCCGGGAGCACCTGCCGGGGCGGCTCATGCCGCAGACCGACCGGGTCACGCGGCTCGCGCTCGTCGCCGCGGACTGGGCCCTCGCCGACGCCGAGGTGACGATGGCGGAGCTGGACGAGTTCACCTGCGGCGTCGTCACCTCCAACGCGACGGGCGGCTTCGAGTTCTCGCACCGCGAGATGCGGAAGCTGTGGACCCAGGGGCCCGGGCACGTCAGCGTGTACCAGTGCTTCGCCTGGTTCTACGCGGTCAACACCGGGCAGATCTCGATCCGCAACAACATGCGCGGCCCCGGCGGCGTCCTCGTCGCCGAGCAGGCGGGCGGCCTCGACGCGATCGGCCACGCGCGCCGCGTCCTGCGCCGGGGCCGGGCCCGGCTGATGCTGACCGGCGGCGTCGAGTCCTCGTTCGACCCATGGGGCTGGGTGTCACATCTGGCGTCCGGCACGGTCAGCGAGGCGCGGGACAGGACCGAGGCGTACCTCCCGTTCGACCCCCGGGCCAACGGCTACGTGCCGGGGGAGGGCGGGGCGATCCTCGCGCTGGAGGACGCGGGCGCCGCGCGCGGGCGCACCGGCCGCTCACCGTACGGGCGGATCACCGGGTACGCGGCGACCTTCGACCCGCCGCCCGCCTCGGGGCGCCCCGGCGGGCTGCGGAGGGCGATCGACGCGGCCCTCGCGGACGCGCGGCTGCGGCCGGACCAGATCGACCTGGTGGTCGCGGACGCCGCGGGGACGGCCGCCCTGGATGCCGAGGAAGCCGCCGCGCTCCGTGCGGTGTTCGGCCCCCGCGCGGTCCCGGTCTGCGCCCCGAAGACCATGGTGGGACGGCTCATGGCGGGCGCCGGCCCCCTCGACGTGGTGTACGGACTGCTCGCCATGCGGGACGGCGTCATCCCACCGGCCGTACACGTCGACAGCGTCGTCGACGACTACGACATCGACCTGGTCCTGACGGAGCCACGCCCCTGCGACATCGCGTCGGTCCTCGTACTGGCCCGAGGCGCGGGCGGCTTCAACACGGCGCTCATAGCCGAGGCGATGCCCTGACCTCGATCGACCCGTCTCGGCACCGACCCACCCGCAACTGCCCCCCCGCCCGGAAGGACACCCCATGATCACCCTCGAAGAGCTCCGTCTGATACTCGCCGAATGTGCCGGGGAAGAGCCCGAGGAGTCCGCCGGTGAGGACTTCGCCGACCGTCCCTTCGAGGAGCTCGGCTACGACTCGCTGGTGCTGCTCGAGACCTCCGCGCAGCTCAAGCACCGTCACGGCATCGACATCCCGGAGGACGTCATCCGGGAGTCGAAGTCCGCGCGGGCCGTCCTCGACCACATCAGGACGACGGCCCGCCCTACGGCGACGGCCGCGGACTGACGCGTCATGACGCCGGAACCGACCACCAGGAAGGTCGCGCTGCTCTTCCCCGGCCAGGGCGCCCAGCACCCGCGCATGGGCGCGGACCTGTACGGCGTCTCGCCGCGCTTCACCGAGATCATGGACCAGGCCTTCGACGCGTTCGGCGCGTCGGGCCGGGCCATCCGGGACGACTGGCTCGCCGCGGCGCCGTCCTCCTCGTACGACGACATCTCCCGCGCGCAGCCCCTCCTGTACGCGATCGACTACGCCATGGGCACGCTGCTCCTGGAGGCAGGGGTCCGGCCCGACGTCCTGCTGGGCCACAGCGTCGGGGAACTCGCCGCGGCGACGCTCGCCGGGGTCTTCGACTTCGAGAGCGGCCTTCGCCATCTGCGCGAGTTCGTAGCGATCTACGGCAGGGCGCCGCGCGGCGGAATGCTGGCCGTCGCCGCGACGCGGGAGCGCGTCGCCCCGTACCTGACGGACGACGTGGTGGTCGGCGCCGAGAACGGCCCGCGCCAACTCCTGCTCGCCGGCCCCGATCCCGCGCTGCACGACGTGGAACAGAGGCTGCGCGAGGACGGGTTCACCTGCGCCCGGGCGCGGGCGCTCCAGCCGTTCCACAGCCCCGTCATGCGCACCGTGGCCGAGGAGAGCGGGCCCCGCGAGGCACGGCTGCGACCGCGGGCGCCGCGCATCCCCGTCCACTCCGCCCGCACCGGACACATCCTTGCCGACGCCACCGCGGCCGATGAGGAGTTCTGGAGGGAGCAGCCCGCCGAACCCGTGCTGTTCGGCCCCGCCCTCCAGCGGCTGCTGGCCCGCGGCGACCATCTGCTCGTCGAGGCGGGGCCCGGGCAGAGCCTGACCGCGCTGGCCAGGCGCACCCGCGCCGTGGCCACCGGGCGCTCACTGGCCCTGCCCACCCTGCCACCCCGCCGCGAGCACCCCGGCGCCGACCTGCACATGTTCACCGCCACCGTGGACCAGCTGCGGGCGCACGGACACGCGTCCCGCACGCCGGTCCCGCTCGGCTGACACCGGACCCCCCTCCCGCCGAGCGCGGGGACGAGCCCAGGAGGACACCCAAGACATGCCGTCCACAGACACGCCGGCCACAGACACGCCGTCCACGACGATCGACGACGCGGCCCTCGCCGCATTCCGGCGGGCGTTCCGCGGGGAGCTGATCCTGCCCGGTGACACCGACTACGAAGAAGGCCGCCGCATCTGGAACGGCACCATCGACAAGCACCCCGCGCTCATCGCCCGCTGCACGGGCACGGACGACGTCGTGGCCGCCGTCGGCTTCGCCCGCACCCAAGGCCTGCTGGTCGCCGTGCGCGGCGGCGGGCACAGCATGGCCGGGCACTCGACCTGTGACGGCGGCATCGTCATCGACCTCTCGCCCATGAGCACGGTCAGGGTGAGCCGCGCCCGGCGCCGCGCGCGGGTCCAGGGCGGCTGCCTCCTCGGCGCCTTCGACACCGCGACACAGGCCCACATGCTGGCCACCCCGGCCGGCGTGGTGTCCCACACCGGCCTCGGCGGCCTGGTGCTCGGCGGCGGCTTCGGCTGGCTGAGCCGCAAGTACGGCCTCTCGATCGACAACCTCGTGCGGGCGGAGGTGGTCACCGCCGACGGCCGCGTGCTGACCGCCTCCGACACGGAGAACACCGAGCTGTTCTGGGGGCTGCGCGGGGGCGGCGGCAACTTCGGCGTGGTGACGGAGTTCGAGTTCGCGCTCCACGAGGTGGGCCCCGTCCGCTTCACCAGCGCCTACTTCTCCCTCGACGAGGGACGGCACGTGCTGCGCGCCTGGCGGGACCACATGGCGAAGGCCCCGGACGAGCTGTCGTGGGAGTGCTACCTGCGGCTGGCCCCGCCCCTGCCCGAGCTGCCCGAAGACCTGCGGGGCAAGCCCGTCATCTGTGCCATGGGCTGCTGGGTGGGCGACCCGCACGAGGGCGAGCGGCAGCTCGAAACCTTCCTCACCTGCGGCAAACCGTACGGACTGACCAAGGCGACGCTGCCCTACCGGGCGCTTCAGGCGTACTCCTTCCCCGGCGCCGTCGTACCCGACCGCATCTACACCAAGAGCGGGTACATGACGGAGCTGACCGAGGACGCCATCGACGTCGCCCTGTCTCATGCCTCACGCCTCACCTCGCCCTTCTCCCAGCTCGAACTGCTCTATCTGGCGGGCGCGGTGGCGCGGGTCCCGGACGAGGCGACGGCCTACGCCAACCGCCGCTCGCCCTTCGTCATCAACCTGGCCTCGGCCTGGATGAAGCCCACCGAGGACGAGCAGCACATCCGCTGGGCCCGCCAGGGCTTCGAGGCCTTCGGCCCCCACCTGTCCCGGGGCGGATACGTCAACTTCATGAACCCGGGGGAGGCCGGCCGGACCGAGGACTCCTACGGGCGCCCCAAGTTCGCCCGGCTCCAGGCGCTCAAGGCCGAGTACGACCCCGCCAACCTCTTCCGCCTCAACGCGAACATCGTCCCCGCCCCGCGCTAGGCGCCGGGGACCGCACTGCCGCCCCGGGCCCGCGGGAGACCCCTCCCTCTCCGGCCCGGGGCCTCGTGCACGCCGCCCACCCGTGAGGAGCCCCCATGCCCTTGGCGCGTTTCAACCTCTCCACGCTCGTCGACCGGAACCTCGACGTCGGCCGAGGCGAGCGCACCGCCTTCCACTGCGGGGACGAACAGGTCACCTACGCCGACGTGTTCCGGCGCATGTGCGCGATGGGCCGTGCGCTGCGCGCGCTCGGCGTACGGCGCGAGGAACGCGTCCTGCTGGCCCTGGACGACTCACCGGACTTCGTCACCGCCTTCCTCGGAGCGCTCCGCGTCGGGGCCGTGCCGGTCCCGGTCAATCCGCGCTCCCGCATCGGCGACTTCCGCTTCTTCGCCGAGGACAGCTACGCGAAGGCCGTCGTGGCCGAGGCCGGTCTCGGCGAGACGCTCTCGGCGGCGCTCGGGCGCTCGGGTGTCCGGGTGATCGAGGCGGCGGGCGCGGAGCGGGGCGACGCGGCCCTCTGCCTGCCGGAGCTGCTCGACGCCCACGACGGGGAGCTGCCGGCGCTGGACACCCACGGCGAGGACGTGGCGTTCTGGCTCTACAGCTCCGGGTCGACCGGGCGGCCCAAGGGCGTGGTCCATCTCCAGCGGGACGCCGTGGCCACCTGCCGGCGGTACGCGGGCCAGGTGCTCGGAGCCACCCAGCAGGACCTGCACTTCTCCTCGACCAAGCTCTTCCACGCGTACGGTCTTGGCAACGGGCTCACCTTCCCGCTGTGGCACGGGGGTTCGGCCGTCCTGATGCGCGGCAGGCCCACCCCCGAGGCGGTCCTCGACACCGTCGAGCGGTTCCGCCCGACGCTGTTCTTCTCCGTGCCGACGCTCTACAGCGCCATGCTGCGCACCCCACAGGCGCGGCGGCGGGACCTGTCGTCCCTGGCTGTGCGGGACGGCCGGCGCGACAGCGACCGCGATGTGCGCAGGTCGCGACCGCCGCGACGCGGCAAGATCGGCGGGCTGTCAGCGCCGCCAGCAGCCAGCGCCCCTCTTCCCGTACGGCGATGAGGGTGAAGCGGAAGGCGCCGTCGGCGTTGTCGCCCTTGTTGGTGCTCCGCTGGGTCTGGGCCACGATGAGGACGGCGGTGTCGCCGTAGAGGCGCACCCGCACCTCGTCCACCGTGAAGGAGGTGGTGCGCACCGCCCCGGAGCTGTAGCGGGCCAGCCACTGCTCCCGCGTGCGCAGATAGCCCTGCGGCCCGACGCCCACGAAGTCGCCGGTGAGCAGGTCGCCCAACGCCACGCAGTCGCCCGCGAGTTCGGCGGCGCTCCACTCGCGCACCAGGTCGAGCAGGGGCTGTTCAGCCGCGGTGGTGGTCGCCATGGCCACTCCCTTCACCGGTCAGCAGGTCCGCGGCGAGCGCCTCCACGTAGTCCGTGATGGTCTCGTCGTGGTCGAGGAACGGCACGATCTCGCGGGTCCGTTCGTACAGCGGCCTGGTCCAGGAGGACAGCTTGTCCGCGCCGCGGATGTCGACCGCCTGGCAGGCGCACAGCAGCTCGAAGGCCACCACGTAGGCCGTGTTGGTCAGCACCTCGCGGGCCCGCCGCGCGGCGACGAACCCGAAGGACACGATGTCCTGGAAGTCGGCGGTGCTGGTGAGTGACTGCACGGACATCGGGACGGTGAGGGCCCGGGTCTCCGCGGTGAGCGAGGCCGTCATGAACTGGCCGCCCATCAGCCCGAGCCGCAGCCCCGGATCGGTGTCGCACAGGAACGCGGGGAGGCCGTTGCTGTTGCTCTTGTCAAGGAACCGGTCCACCCGCCGGTTGGCCAGGTTCGTCACCGTGGTCAGCGCGATCGACAGGTGGTCCATGGCCATGGAGACGTACTGTCCGTGGAAGTGGCCGTTGTGGAACACCTCGGCCTCTTCGGGCAGGACGATCGGGTTGTCGTTGGAGGAGTTGAGCTCGTCCTCCAGGGTCTCGCCGATCCGGGCGAGGCAGTCCACGACCGGGCCGAGCACCTGCGGCGTGCAGCGGATGGAGTACGCGTCCTCGATCGCCAGCGAGGCCGCCTTGGCCGAGGTGCCCATCTCCCCGGCGAGCGTCTGCTCGGTCTCCAGCTCGTTGACCGCGAGCCGGGAATCGGCGAGTCCTTCCCAGAGCCTGCGCGCGATGAGCCGCTGCCCCTTGTGCGGCTTGACGGTGTGCACCCGGGGGTCGAAGGGCTTCGTCATGCCCGCCAGGCCCTCGACGGACAGGGCGGAGATCAACTGGTAGGTGTCCACGAGGCGTTGGGCCGCACCATGGACCATGGCGCCCAGACCGACCATCCCGGAGGTGCCGTTGATCAGCGCGAGACCGTCCTTGTAGCCGAGCACCATCGGCTCGATGCCCGCCTCGGCGAGGGCCTCGGCGCCGGGGAGCGTACGGCCGCCGAGCCTGGCCCTCCACTGTCCGGCGCAGACCAGCGCGATCGCGGCGAGCGGCCCGAGGTCACCGCTGGTGCCCAGGGACCCCTTCTGCGGTACGCAGGGCACGATCCCGGAGTTGAGCACCGCCACGAGCGTGTCCAGGTTCGCGGGTGTGACCGCGGAGTTGCCGCGGGCCAGGGAGACGATCCGCGACAGCATGATCGCCCGGACGGTGGTGTCGTCGAGGTACTCCCCGACGTTGGTGGCGACCGCGTTGATCAGGTTCTCCTGGAGCCGCCGGGCCTGCGACACCGGGACGAGATGGTCGACGAAGCCACCCATGCTCGTGTTGACCCCGTAGATGACCCGCTCGTCGTCGACGAACTTCTCCAGGACCTCGCGGGAGGAGCGGACCCGCGCACGGACCGGGGCGGCCAGGTCGACGGGAACGCGCTGCTTGACGATGTTCTCGAGCTGATGGAGCCGGACACGTTCCCCGGACTCTACGACGAATGTCACGTTGCGTCCTTTGAGTTGCGGTGAGGACCGGTGAGTTGCGCTGAGGACCGGTTGCAGGTTCTCGGTCCGCGTGCGTCTCACGGCAATGTGTCGCCACGTGATCCAGGGGTGCGCAAGGCGGGAGCAAGCGTGCCACGTGTTCACCAGCGCACGGGCAGGCGCCGCGGCCCGCGCACCTGAAGCCCGGTCCGCCACTCGATGCCCGCCTCGTCGGCCGCCAGGCGCAGGCCGGGGAAGCGGGCGAGCAGCGCGCTCATGGCGACGCGCAGCTCCATACGGGCCAGCTGCGCGCCCAGGCAGTGGTGCGGGCCGAAGCCGAAGGCGAGGTGTGCGTTGCGCCGCCGCCCGAGGTCGAGGCGGGCGGGCGCCTCGAAGACCCGGGGGTCCCTGTTGGCGGAGACGGTCGGGGCGAACACGGCCTCTCCGGGCCGGACCCGCACCCCGCACAGCTCCACCTCCTCGGTGGCGACCCGGGACCGGAACGCCCCGGAACCGAGGGGCACGTACCGCAGCAGTTCCTCCACCGCCGACGCCATCAGCTCCGGGCGCGCGCACAGCTCGTCCCAGTGGCCGGGATGGTGGAGCAGGACGTAGGTGAAGTTGGCGATCTGGGCCGCCGTCGTCTCGTGTCCGGCGACCAGCAGATCCCGCGCGAGGGCCACCATCTCGTCCTCACGGAGCCGTCCGTCACCGGCGTCGTGTCCGCGCACCAGCTCCCCGAGGAGATCATCGGAGGGTTCGCTCCGCCGCCGCTCCACGAGAGCGAGCAGGTACTCGGTCAGCTCTCCGGTGGCGGCGGCCACGGCCCGCTCCCCGCCGTCCGCCGTCGTCAGCAACGCGTCCGACCAGCGAAGCAGTTGCGGCTGGGCGGCCTCCGGCACCCCGAGCAGCGTGCAGATCACCCGGACCGGCAGCGGCAGGGCGAAGCACCGCACCAGGTCCGCCGGGGCTCCCGCGGACGCCATGCCGTCCAGCAGACTCGCCGCGATCGCCTCGGTGGCGGGCCGCAGGGCCTCGGCCCCGCGCACGGTGAACGCGCGCGCCACGGCCCTGCGCGGCCGGGTGTGCTCGGGTGGGTCCAGCGACATCAGGAGCCCCTCGCTCGCGGGGGCCGGCTGGAGGCGCGGGGCGTCGGGGCGGGCCGTGGCGGCGCGGCTGAACCGGGGGTCGCTCAGCACCGTCCTGACGTCGTCGTAGCGCGTGACGAGCCAGGCGGGGCCGCCGTAGGGCAGGCGCACCCGGCAGATGGGCTCCCGCTCGCGCAGGGCCGCGAACAACGCCTCCTCCTCCAGGCGTTCGACCGGCGTGAAGGGAAAGCTCCGGAGCGACGACCCGTCAGCGGACATGCGCGCCCCCCTCCCGCGCCCCGGTGTCGTCCCGCCGTTCGGACGGGCCGAAGACGCTGTCCAGGTGGTATCCGAGCACCTCCAGCGCGGCCTCGGCGGTGCGCTGGCCGACCAGCACGCTGGTGCCGAGGCCGTGGTTCAGGCTGAGCAGCCGCGCGGCCTCGGCGGACACGTCGAGGCCCGGGGCCAGCTCGCCCCCGGCCTGGGCCCGGCCCAGCACGTCGGCCAGCTGCCGTTCGAAGCGGTTGGGTCCTTCGACGAACGGCTTAGCGGCCAGCTCCGGATCGGTCATCGCCAGCACCGCGTACGAGGTCCAGACGAGGCGGAAGTCGCGGCTCTGCTCGGTCGTGGGCAGCGATTCGGCGAGCAGCGCCTCGACGTACGTACGCGTGCTCGTGGGGCTCGGCAGCCGCGCGAGGCGTGCCGCCCAGCGCGCGCCGCTCCGCTCCTCCAGGTACCGCAGCGCCGCGTGCAT is a genomic window containing:
- a CDS encoding acyl carrier protein, which translates into the protein MITLEELRLILAECAGEEPEESAGEDFADRPFEELGYDSLVLLETSAQLKHRHGIDIPEDVIRESKSARAVLDHIRTTARPTATAAD
- a CDS encoding cytochrome P450, with the protein product MSADGSSLRSFPFTPVERLEEEALFAALREREPICRVRLPYGGPAWLVTRYDDVRTVLSDPRFSRAATARPDAPRLQPAPASEGLLMSLDPPEHTRPRRAVARAFTVRGAEALRPATEAIAASLLDGMASAGAPADLVRCFALPLPVRVICTLLGVPEAAQPQLLRWSDALLTTADGGERAVAAATGELTEYLLALVERRRSEPSDDLLGELVRGHDAGDGRLREDEMVALARDLLVAGHETTAAQIANFTYVLLHHPGHWDELCARPELMASAVEELLRYVPLGSGAFRSRVATEEVELCGVRVRPGEAVFAPTVSANRDPRVFEAPARLDLGRRRNAHLAFGFGPHHCLGAQLARMELRVAMSALLARFPGLRLAADEAGIEWRTGLQVRGPRRLPVRW
- a CDS encoding TetR/AcrR family transcriptional regulator, with the translated sequence MPKIVDQAERRAVIIEGLVRLAGRSGLHAVTMRSVAAEAGVSLRVVQYYFESKAELMHAALRYLEERSGARWAARLARLPSPTSTRTYVEALLAESLPTTEQSRDFRLVWTSYAVLAMTDPELAAKPFVEGPNRFERQLADVLGRAQAGGELAPGLDVSAEAARLLSLNHGLGTSVLVGQRTAEAALEVLGYHLDSVFGPSERRDDTGAREGGAHVR
- a CDS encoding AMP-binding protein, which translates into the protein MPLARFNLSTLVDRNLDVGRGERTAFHCGDEQVTYADVFRRMCAMGRALRALGVRREERVLLALDDSPDFVTAFLGALRVGAVPVPVNPRSRIGDFRFFAEDSYAKAVVAEAGLGETLSAALGRSGVRVIEAAGAERGDAALCLPELLDAHDGELPALDTHGEDVAFWLYSSGSTGRPKGVVHLQRDAVATCRRYAGQVLGATQQDLHFSSTKLFHAYGLGNGLTFPLWHGGSAVLMRGRPTPEAVLDTVERFRPTLFFSVPTLYSAMLRTPQARRRDLSSLAVRDGRRDSDRDVRRSRPPRRGKIGGLSAPPAASAPLPVRR
- a CDS encoding ketosynthase chain-length factor encodes the protein MSSDTVVTGLGVVAPNGLGTDDFWKATLEGTCGIGEPQEYDASAYSARLAGRIRDFAPREHLPGRLMPQTDRVTRLALVAADWALADAEVTMAELDEFTCGVVTSNATGGFEFSHREMRKLWTQGPGHVSVYQCFAWFYAVNTGQISIRNNMRGPGGVLVAEQAGGLDAIGHARRVLRRGRARLMLTGGVESSFDPWGWVSHLASGTVSEARDRTEAYLPFDPRANGYVPGEGGAILALEDAGAARGRTGRSPYGRITGYAATFDPPPASGRPGGLRRAIDAALADARLRPDQIDLVVADAAGTAALDAEEAAALRAVFGPRAVPVCAPKTMVGRLMAGAGPLDVVYGLLAMRDGVIPPAVHVDSVVDDYDIDLVLTEPRPCDIASVLVLARGAGGFNTALIAEAMP
- a CDS encoding acyltransferase domain-containing protein is translated as MTPEPTTRKVALLFPGQGAQHPRMGADLYGVSPRFTEIMDQAFDAFGASGRAIRDDWLAAAPSSSYDDISRAQPLLYAIDYAMGTLLLEAGVRPDVLLGHSVGELAAATLAGVFDFESGLRHLREFVAIYGRAPRGGMLAVAATRERVAPYLTDDVVVGAENGPRQLLLAGPDPALHDVEQRLREDGFTCARARALQPFHSPVMRTVAEESGPREARLRPRAPRIPVHSARTGHILADATAADEEFWREQPAEPVLFGPALQRLLARGDHLLVEAGPGQSLTALARRTRAVATGRSLALPTLPPRREHPGADLHMFTATVDQLRAHGHASRTPVPLG
- a CDS encoding phenylalanine aminomutase (D-beta-phenylalanine forming); translation: MTFVVESGERVRLHQLENIVKQRVPVDLAAPVRARVRSSREVLEKFVDDERVIYGVNTSMGGFVDHLVPVSQARRLQENLINAVATNVGEYLDDTTVRAIMLSRIVSLARGNSAVTPANLDTLVAVLNSGIVPCVPQKGSLGTSGDLGPLAAIALVCAGQWRARLGGRTLPGAEALAEAGIEPMVLGYKDGLALINGTSGMVGLGAMVHGAAQRLVDTYQLISALSVEGLAGMTKPFDPRVHTVKPHKGQRLIARRLWEGLADSRLAVNELETEQTLAGEMGTSAKAASLAIEDAYSIRCTPQVLGPVVDCLARIGETLEDELNSSNDNPIVLPEEAEVFHNGHFHGQYVSMAMDHLSIALTTVTNLANRRVDRFLDKSNSNGLPAFLCDTDPGLRLGLMGGQFMTASLTAETRALTVPMSVQSLTSTADFQDIVSFGFVAARRAREVLTNTAYVVAFELLCACQAVDIRGADKLSSWTRPLYERTREIVPFLDHDETITDYVEALAADLLTGEGSGHGDHHRG
- a CDS encoding FAD-binding protein, which translates into the protein MPSTDTPATDTPSTTIDDAALAAFRRAFRGELILPGDTDYEEGRRIWNGTIDKHPALIARCTGTDDVVAAVGFARTQGLLVAVRGGGHSMAGHSTCDGGIVIDLSPMSTVRVSRARRRARVQGGCLLGAFDTATQAHMLATPAGVVSHTGLGGLVLGGGFGWLSRKYGLSIDNLVRAEVVTADGRVLTASDTENTELFWGLRGGGGNFGVVTEFEFALHEVGPVRFTSAYFSLDEGRHVLRAWRDHMAKAPDELSWECYLRLAPPLPELPEDLRGKPVICAMGCWVGDPHEGERQLETFLTCGKPYGLTKATLPYRALQAYSFPGAVVPDRIYTKSGYMTELTEDAIDVALSHASRLTSPFSQLELLYLAGAVARVPDEATAYANRRSPFVINLASAWMKPTEDEQHIRWARQGFEAFGPHLSRGGYVNFMNPGEAGRTEDSYGRPKFARLQALKAEYDPANLFRLNANIVPAPR